The Gloeomargarita sp. SKYB120 genomic interval CGCAGTTGCCGTTCGCGTTCTTTTTCGAGACGTTCCTGTTCCCTAGCCTGGGCCAATTCTTCTGGGGTGAGTAATTTTTCCCCATTATCCAGGCGGTAGAAATCAATCAAGGGGCCGTTCGGCACTAGGCGCAGTTGCAGAACCTGGCTAGTGTTATCGGAAATCGCACTGTAACGGTTCCCCACCAACTGATAGCCAAGCAAGGGGGGATGTAACCATTCGCCTTTGGGGTCAAATAACCAGTATTCCTGAACGCCTATCGCTTCATAGATTTGCTTTTTTTGCTGCTGGTCTTTTTGACGGGTTTGAGCCGATGTCATCTCAAAAATCACCGCTGGAACTTGACCTTCCTCCCAGATTTTGTAACTGTCCCGGCCTCCAGGCGCCACCCCAAAAATCACCATGACATCAGGAGCTACCCGCAACTTGGGAAACGCCTGGGCATAGTAAAGAAACTGGTTGGCCAAGACGGTTGCCTGTTGCCCGGCGAGGTACTGG includes:
- a CDS encoding Uma2 family endonuclease; this translates as MTATTVAKAIHYPSGDGKPVAESYAHVYAIFVTLEILRQYLAGQQATVLANQFLYYAQAFPKLRVAPDVMVIFGVAPGGRDSYKIWEEGQVPAVIFEMTSAQTRQKDQQQKKQIYEAIGVQEYWLFDPKGEWLHPPLLGYQLVGNRYSAISDNTSQVLQLRLVPNGPLIDFYRLDNGEKLLTPEELAQAREQERLEKERERQLRLELIEKLRARGIDPDAL